The following proteins come from a genomic window of Paenibacillus sp. CAA11:
- a CDS encoding ABC transporter ATP-binding protein encodes MMLIELTGITKRFKNGMEYKNILENLNLQIHQGDSIAIKGKSGCGKSTLLNIIGGLLPFDEGAMFFNGIDVSKLTESQRAEYRKDNIGFVTQNFHLLDDRNVYENIALPLQYLGMSKHQIKDRVEEILHDLDIEHTTKRTISTLSGGERQRVAIGRAIIKKPLLLLADEPTGSLDEETEESILEIFSSLHQQGMTLIIVTHDDTVSKNCQHIYKLQHKELHSVY; translated from the coding sequence ATGATGCTTATTGAACTAACTGGGATTACTAAACGTTTTAAAAATGGAATGGAATATAAAAATATTCTGGAAAACTTAAATCTACAAATTCATCAAGGAGATTCCATAGCGATAAAAGGAAAGAGTGGTTGTGGTAAATCAACTTTGCTGAATATTATAGGAGGGCTTCTGCCTTTTGATGAAGGTGCTATGTTCTTTAATGGTATAGATGTCTCAAAATTAACAGAGAGTCAAAGAGCAGAGTATCGTAAAGATAACATTGGCTTTGTAACACAAAATTTTCACTTACTAGATGATCGGAATGTTTACGAGAATATTGCTCTTCCTTTGCAATATCTTGGAATGTCTAAACATCAAATAAAGGATAGAGTTGAAGAAATCCTTCATGATCTTGATATTGAGCATACAACTAAGAGAACGATCTCAACCTTGTCCGGCGGTGAACGTCAACGGGTTGCTATAGGGCGAGCTATTATTAAAAAACCGTTATTACTCTTGGCAGATGAACCTACAGGCTCACTTGACGAAGAAACCGAAGAATCTATCTTGGAAATATTTAGTTCCTTACATCAACAAGGAATGACGCTTATAATCGTCACTCATGATGATACTGTATCAAAGAACTGCCAGCATATATATAAATTACAGCATAAGGAATTGCATTCTGTATACTAG
- a CDS encoding hemolysin family protein: MPDGHTEFEVGKLVFNLLLVFILVFLNGVFVAAEFSLVKMRQSRLTQLVSEGNRRATFALKVNQKLDAYLSATQLGITLASLGLGWVGEPAISELLIEPLMHKLGVTDGTLITTISVALGFCVITFLHIVLGELAPKSLAIQKTESTTLWLSAPLMYFYKLFMPVIWLLNSAANGMLRLAGIEPASEAEAAHSEEEIRILMNQSAKSGVIDKDEMKLMDNIFDFSDLLAREIMLPRTDMDCLYTNLSWEENMKIVAETKHSRYPVAVEDKDQIIGFVHITDLLLPDPDRGNRLEDIVRPILNVPESMEISHVLRLMQKRHSQLTLVVDEYGGTAGLLTAEEILEEIVGDLHDEFEDERPEVEALGEGSFSVDGRLLIEDVNDLTGIEIEDDEVDSIGGWLFKELEGAPVKGKKVQVGSIVFEVAEAARLRITRVHIQRIKEIENKLAGADEEPG, encoded by the coding sequence TTGCCGGATGGTCATACGGAGTTTGAGGTTGGCAAATTAGTTTTTAATTTGCTTTTGGTCTTTATTTTGGTTTTCCTGAATGGTGTATTTGTAGCTGCCGAATTCTCTTTGGTGAAAATGCGTCAGTCCAGACTGACGCAGCTGGTCAGTGAAGGGAATCGGCGGGCAACCTTCGCCCTGAAGGTCAATCAGAAGCTGGATGCCTACTTGTCGGCTACCCAGCTGGGGATCACACTTGCATCTCTGGGACTGGGCTGGGTAGGTGAACCAGCCATATCTGAACTCTTGATCGAACCGCTTATGCATAAGCTCGGTGTGACGGATGGAACGCTGATCACAACGATTTCTGTGGCGCTTGGCTTCTGTGTCATCACGTTTCTCCATATTGTACTGGGTGAGCTTGCGCCTAAATCGCTGGCGATTCAGAAGACGGAGTCTACAACGCTATGGCTGTCTGCTCCACTGATGTATTTCTATAAGCTGTTCATGCCGGTCATCTGGCTGCTGAACTCCGCGGCGAATGGTATGCTTCGCCTTGCAGGTATTGAACCCGCGAGTGAAGCAGAAGCCGCTCACTCCGAAGAAGAGATTCGCATCCTGATGAACCAAAGTGCGAAGAGCGGGGTTATCGATAAGGACGAAATGAAGCTTATGGATAATATTTTTGACTTCTCGGACCTGCTTGCCCGGGAAATCATGCTTCCCCGTACGGACATGGATTGCTTGTATACGAACCTCTCCTGGGAAGAAAATATGAAGATTGTAGCAGAGACCAAGCATTCACGCTACCCGGTTGCAGTGGAAGATAAAGACCAGATTATCGGGTTTGTACATATTACCGATTTGCTGCTTCCCGACCCGGACCGTGGCAACCGGCTTGAGGATATTGTCCGTCCTATTCTTAATGTGCCTGAGTCGATGGAGATCAGCCATGTGTTAAGACTCATGCAGAAGCGGCATTCCCAGCTCACGCTGGTAGTGGATGAATATGGCGGAACGGCAGGGCTGCTCACGGCAGAGGAGATTCTGGAGGAGATCGTAGGCGATCTTCATGATGAGTTTGAGGATGAGCGGCCTGAGGTTGAAGCGCTTGGAGAAGGCAGCTTCTCCGTGGATGGCAGATTGCTCATTGAAGATGTCAATGACCTGACGGGCATTGAAATTGAGGATGACGAAGTGGATTCCATCGGCGGCTGGCTATTCAAGGAGCTTGAGGGGGCCCCTGTGAAGGGCAAGAAGGTGCAGGTTGGAAGCATTGTATTTGAAGTCGCCGAGGCGGCAAGGCTGCGAATTACAAGGGTTCATATTCAGCGGATCAAAGAGATTGAGAATAAGCTCGCAGGCGCTGATGAAGAACCGGGATAA
- a CDS encoding glycosyltransferase family 61 protein yields MDPNANSHLERLPLRVIPTFKEWVSQTYKDPADAVKHYICFGREEPAVRSIPKGIGPNLAESFTSHLSHHKLAEQFVACIPDGRIIGAHGTVVTPDLNIIWELSPELDKQPTEHSLTKKSSFGRLRRTSETYAVLTSPYSGHYYHWLFEVLARIELIRRSGLSVDKYVINRNDAPGFQQETLSLLGIPMDQIVDCDQDTHVQAGCLIVPSFAAYTGIIPSWACQFIRSNLLKPSSDSKRPRAKRIYLSRADALYRRIANEVEVISFLKQYGFEPFTTTSLSALEQMQLFASAEAVLAPHGAGLTNLVYCSQPAKVIEIFSPAFIPTNFWSIFNNLGLEYYYYVAQSGKGLSYGWDGEDDIIVDLDQLSVILEMAGIEKVQEAEGSSSPNTQSRFTLEHIVKLSNCEMITELFRHYLNRDPIRSELEHYVQRLWAREPKEEILFDISNVSSYIE; encoded by the coding sequence GTGGACCCTAACGCTAATAGCCACCTGGAGCGCCTGCCGTTACGGGTAATCCCTACTTTCAAAGAGTGGGTGAGTCAAACCTACAAGGATCCCGCCGACGCCGTCAAACACTACATCTGCTTTGGACGGGAAGAACCTGCAGTTAGGTCCATTCCCAAGGGAATCGGCCCAAATCTTGCCGAGTCCTTTACCAGCCACCTTAGCCATCATAAGCTGGCCGAACAGTTCGTCGCCTGCATCCCTGATGGGCGAATTATAGGAGCCCACGGGACCGTAGTAACACCGGATTTAAACATCATATGGGAGCTGTCTCCAGAGCTCGATAAGCAGCCCACAGAGCACTCTTTAACGAAAAAGAGTTCGTTCGGACGCCTTCGCCGCACCTCAGAAACCTATGCTGTCCTTACAAGCCCTTACAGCGGCCATTATTATCACTGGCTCTTCGAAGTGCTGGCCCGGATCGAGTTGATTCGGCGTTCGGGCTTATCCGTAGATAAATATGTGATCAACCGTAATGATGCACCCGGTTTTCAGCAAGAGACATTAAGCCTACTTGGTATCCCCATGGATCAGATTGTCGATTGTGACCAGGATACGCATGTGCAGGCAGGCTGTTTAATAGTTCCCTCATTCGCCGCGTATACAGGAATCATCCCGAGTTGGGCCTGTCAATTCATTCGATCTAATCTTCTGAAGCCTTCCTCCGATTCCAAGCGGCCAAGAGCAAAACGAATTTATCTGAGCCGGGCCGATGCATTGTACCGCAGAATAGCTAACGAAGTTGAGGTCATTTCCTTTCTGAAACAGTACGGATTCGAGCCCTTTACCACAACATCGCTATCCGCGCTTGAGCAGATGCAGCTTTTTGCATCAGCCGAAGCTGTCCTGGCTCCCCACGGAGCAGGGCTGACTAATTTGGTATACTGCTCGCAGCCTGCAAAAGTGATTGAAATCTTCTCCCCTGCCTTTATCCCCACAAACTTCTGGTCCATCTTCAATAATCTCGGGCTGGAATATTACTACTACGTTGCCCAATCCGGAAAGGGTCTGTCGTACGGATGGGACGGCGAGGATGACATCATTGTAGACCTGGACCAGCTCAGCGTTATTCTAGAAATGGCGGGAATAGAAAAGGTCCAGGAAGCGGAAGGTTCCTCTTCCCCCAACACGCAGAGTCGATTCACACTAGAGCACATCGTGAAGCTGTCCAATTGTGAAATGATTACAGAACTTTTTCGCCATTATCTGAACAGAGACCCTATAAGATCAGAGCTTGAGCATTACGTGCAGCGGCTATGGGCAAGGGAACCCAAGGAGGAGATTTTATTTGACATTTCCAATGTCAGCAGTTATATAGAATGA
- a CDS encoding fructoselysine 6-kinase, which produces MSKYKVIGIGDNVVDKYVHQGMMYPGGNALNFCAYAKMCEMEASYLGKFGNDQVAEYIQKVMDDLDIEHSRCRIFDGENGYARVTLENGDRVFLGSNKGGIAKERAWDFTESDLNYIKQFSVIHTSLNSYIENDLATLKTCNVPISYDFSVRWNDEYLKQVCPYVDIAFLSCSHLSESERKREMLKAQKWGSRLVIGTVGEEGSFALYADEWIYQPAVSTEAVDTMGAGDSYITAFIVEMIRSSEDGKILSSSDEEMLRKVKASMNKGAEFAAKVCRINGAFGYGTTIA; this is translated from the coding sequence ATGAGCAAATATAAGGTAATCGGCATTGGCGATAATGTAGTAGATAAATATGTCCACCAGGGTATGATGTACCCTGGTGGAAATGCCTTGAATTTCTGCGCTTATGCCAAGATGTGTGAGATGGAGGCCTCTTACCTAGGCAAGTTTGGTAATGACCAAGTAGCTGAATATATCCAGAAGGTGATGGACGATTTAGATATAGAACACAGCCGCTGCCGGATCTTTGACGGGGAGAACGGATACGCGCGAGTTACGCTGGAGAACGGGGACCGTGTTTTTCTCGGATCGAATAAAGGCGGTATTGCCAAAGAGAGGGCTTGGGATTTTACGGAAAGCGATCTGAACTATATTAAACAATTCTCCGTAATTCATACCAGCCTTAACAGCTATATTGAGAATGACCTGGCTACCTTAAAAACCTGCAATGTTCCTATATCCTATGACTTCTCCGTACGCTGGAATGATGAATATTTAAAGCAGGTGTGCCCTTATGTAGATATTGCCTTCCTTTCTTGCAGTCACTTAAGTGAAAGTGAAAGGAAGAGAGAAATGCTGAAGGCACAGAAGTGGGGCTCTAGGCTGGTGATTGGTACGGTGGGTGAAGAGGGATCATTTGCTCTTTACGCGGATGAATGGATTTACCAGCCGGCAGTAAGTACAGAAGCGGTGGATACGATGGGGGCAGGGGATTCCTATATCACCGCTTTTATAGTAGAGATGATTAGAAGCTCGGAAGACGGGAAAATTCTCTCCAGCAGCGATGAGGAAATGCTTCGCAAGGTGAAAGCAAGCATGAACAAGGGTGCTGAATTTGCAGCTAAAGTATGCCGGATTAACGGGGCATTTGGCTACGGAACAACTATAGCTTGA
- a CDS encoding GntR family transcriptional regulator, translating into MIDHSESSPLYKQLQDKILESIHNGSLKPGDKLPTELELSESNQVSRVTVRAALDSLTTEGYLIRIPGKGTFISKEKIKKNVAETIGFSDTCKLQNKVPGAKVITCVITDATASDQEHLNLKPGDKVINIERIRYADNVPISVEYSRFPSSYSYLLQEDLNNKSLYEILKSKYKISFGVSRKYIVMEYASFDVATYLNIEEGYPLLCIKSTVCSPDGQKIHRSKQLILGDRFELIV; encoded by the coding sequence ATGATCGATCATTCAGAATCTTCGCCATTATATAAACAACTGCAGGATAAAATTTTGGAATCCATCCATAACGGAAGCCTCAAACCGGGGGACAAACTCCCCACCGAATTGGAATTAAGCGAATCCAACCAGGTGAGCCGTGTAACGGTGCGCGCTGCTCTTGATTCCCTGACTACTGAAGGCTACTTGATCCGAATTCCGGGGAAAGGCACCTTCATTTCAAAGGAGAAAATCAAGAAGAATGTCGCGGAGACCATCGGATTTAGCGATACGTGCAAATTACAAAACAAAGTGCCTGGCGCAAAGGTAATCACATGCGTGATTACAGATGCCACCGCTTCAGATCAAGAGCATTTAAATCTAAAGCCGGGAGACAAAGTCATCAATATCGAAAGAATCAGATATGCCGACAACGTCCCTATATCGGTGGAGTATTCACGCTTTCCCTCTTCCTATTCCTATTTGCTGCAGGAAGATTTGAACAATAAATCCCTCTATGAAATTCTGAAAAGTAAATACAAAATTTCGTTCGGCGTTTCAAGAAAATATATTGTAATGGAATACGCTTCCTTTGATGTGGCGACGTATTTAAACATTGAGGAGGGCTATCCTCTACTATGTATCAAGAGTACGGTTTGCAGTCCGGACGGTCAAAAAATCCACCGTTCCAAACAGCTCATCTTAGGAGATCGTTTTGAGCTGATTGTCTGA
- a CDS encoding sugar phosphate isomerase/epimerase family protein has protein sequence MIQMSQIAAANFHYKRYSLDYFLDAVAKMGFQNIELWASGPHLHLDYFSSQKLKDLNQKIKQRGLKVICFTPEQSVYPVSISHPDPEYRKRSVEFFCRHIEAATVLECDQMLVTTGVAYLDVPDTEAWKWCRESLGEICKVAEKEGVYLPMEAFTFYSTQMFNRAEHIAKMIEEVGSPYLKGLADTDVMATTGKDTIHDFIRELGDNLTYVHFVDGNPGGHLVPGEGKLAMTEALQALNDIEYKGYLGLELLDRRYFLNPDKAMRDSMTWFEQHLQ, from the coding sequence ATGATACAAATGTCACAAATTGCAGCTGCAAATTTCCATTATAAACGATATTCTTTGGATTACTTTTTGGATGCCGTAGCCAAGATGGGGTTTCAAAATATTGAATTGTGGGCTTCAGGACCACATCTTCATCTGGATTATTTTTCGAGTCAGAAATTGAAGGATCTAAACCAAAAAATTAAACAAAGAGGCCTGAAGGTCATCTGCTTTACCCCCGAGCAGAGTGTCTACCCGGTAAGTATCAGCCATCCTGATCCGGAGTACCGGAAGAGAAGTGTTGAATTTTTCTGCCGACATATTGAAGCAGCTACAGTTCTGGAATGTGATCAAATGTTAGTGACAACAGGGGTCGCCTATTTGGATGTTCCGGATACGGAAGCATGGAAGTGGTGTAGAGAATCCTTAGGCGAAATCTGCAAAGTTGCGGAAAAAGAGGGAGTTTATCTGCCGATGGAGGCCTTTACCTTCTACTCTACGCAGATGTTCAACAGAGCCGAGCATATCGCCAAGATGATCGAAGAAGTTGGGAGTCCTTATTTGAAAGGGTTAGCGGATACGGATGTGATGGCAACCACCGGTAAGGACACCATTCATGACTTTATTAGAGAGCTTGGAGACAACCTGACGTACGTTCATTTTGTTGACGGTAACCCTGGAGGACATCTTGTTCCCGGAGAAGGCAAATTAGCGATGACAGAAGCGCTTCAGGCGCTTAATGACATTGAGTATAAAGGGTATCTGGGTCTGGAGTTATTGGATAGAAGGTATTTCCTGAATCCCGATAAAGCGATGCGCGACTCCATGACATGGTTCGAACAACATTTGCAATAA
- a CDS encoding glycosyltransferase family 4 protein produces the protein MKILLSSFFALPQIGGLYTYMEQLKTGLEGYGHSVDIFCRKPETNDFYVLEERGPLLNQNYLHQVIESHLIRSYINECPQMPLWILNQETERYKFEAAAAHLDLSQYDVIHTQDILSTYCFSRVKPEDIPLFATLHASLSHEWMERNYFAKNNSIYHHYAVLLEHLGAASADRTIVPSKWLKNLFIEHFHVPSDNITVIPNAIDTGWFHERLGVSKDIHRPKKKMVFTCTSRLTVEKGIPCLLEACAKLKQKRKDWVLWLVGDGPLRSDLEKQARELGIQHHIKFWGYRNDIPDILRNTDIFLFGSLIETFCYSILEAQLAGVPVIAPETGGISELVTHEVTGLFYPVGSSEGLYENILRLLADHELRKKMVRNARHRALTKFSASVQTKRIIELYTLYL, from the coding sequence TTGAAGATCCTTTTATCCTCGTTCTTTGCGCTTCCCCAGATAGGCGGCTTATATACTTATATGGAGCAGCTGAAGACAGGCCTGGAGGGCTATGGCCACTCGGTGGATATCTTCTGCCGCAAGCCAGAGACGAATGACTTTTATGTCCTGGAAGAGCGTGGACCGCTGTTAAACCAGAACTATCTGCACCAGGTCATTGAGTCTCATTTAATTCGTTCCTATATTAACGAATGTCCGCAGATGCCGCTCTGGATTCTAAATCAGGAGACAGAAAGATATAAATTTGAGGCGGCAGCTGCTCATCTTGATTTAAGCCAGTATGACGTAATTCATACGCAAGATATTTTGTCCACGTATTGTTTTTCAAGAGTGAAGCCAGAAGATATCCCTTTATTTGCAACCTTACATGCTTCGTTATCCCATGAATGGATGGAGCGAAATTATTTCGCGAAGAATAATTCGATTTATCATCATTATGCTGTTCTGCTTGAGCATTTGGGAGCTGCCAGTGCTGACCGGACGATTGTTCCTTCCAAGTGGCTGAAGAATCTGTTTATTGAGCATTTCCATGTCCCTTCGGATAACATTACGGTAATCCCCAACGCAATAGATACGGGTTGGTTCCATGAACGATTGGGCGTTAGCAAGGACATTCATCGGCCGAAGAAAAAAATGGTCTTTACCTGTACCTCCAGGCTGACTGTAGAGAAGGGAATACCGTGTCTGCTGGAGGCTTGCGCCAAGCTGAAGCAGAAGCGAAAGGACTGGGTGCTGTGGCTGGTGGGTGACGGCCCGCTTAGATCAGATTTGGAGAAGCAGGCCAGGGAGCTGGGAATCCAACATCATATCAAGTTTTGGGGTTACAGAAATGATATTCCCGATATTTTGAGAAATACTGATATATTCTTGTTCGGCAGCCTGATTGAAACATTCTGCTACTCCATACTTGAGGCGCAGCTCGCTGGAGTGCCTGTCATTGCTCCTGAAACCGGAGGGATCTCTGAGCTGGTTACGCATGAAGTTACAGGATTATTCTATCCTGTAGGCAGCAGTGAAGGTTTATACGAGAATATACTACGCCTGCTTGCGGATCATGAGCTCAGAAAGAAGATGGTAAGGAACGCCAGACACCGAGCACTTACCAAATTCTCAGCCTCTGTTCAAACGAAAAGGATTATTGAACTGTACACCCTGTATCTCTGA
- a CDS encoding YjcZ family sporulation protein, protein MSDTGYNGGGSVAGIGTSAAAILVLFILLVIISKAFVW, encoded by the coding sequence ATGAGTGACACTGGATACAATGGTGGCGGTAGTGTAGCAGGTATCGGAACTTCTGCAGCAGCAATTCTCGTGCTGTTCATCCTGCTGGTAATCATCTCCAAGGCATTTGTATGGTAA
- a CDS encoding spore coat associated protein CotJA: MTYSQEQSYTPFVGPFDPCPPILCKTYSTPPQLYMRFQPPNLPQFSPQEALRRGTLWPALYSPYESRWGKER; this comes from the coding sequence ATGACCTACTCTCAAGAGCAGTCATATACCCCGTTTGTGGGTCCATTTGATCCCTGCCCGCCCATTCTATGCAAAACGTATTCAACGCCGCCGCAATTATATATGCGTTTTCAGCCGCCGAATCTTCCGCAATTTTCACCGCAAGAGGCATTAAGACGGGGTACTCTGTGGCCCGCCCTGTACAGCCCTTATGAGTCCAGATGGGGAAAGGAGCGGTAA
- a CDS encoding manganese catalase family protein — MWIYEKKLQYPVRVSKCDPRMARLLLEQYGGADGELAAALRYLNQRYTIPDKVIGLLNDIGTEEFAHLEMIATMVYKLTKDATVEELKAAGLDDFYVSHDRALFYQNAAGVPWTAAYIQAKGDPIADLYEDIAAEEKARATYQWLIDMTDDVDLQDGLKFLREREIIHSLRFREAVEILKDDRDQKKIF, encoded by the coding sequence ATGTGGATCTATGAAAAAAAGCTTCAGTATCCGGTCAGAGTCAGCAAATGCGATCCCCGTATGGCCCGGCTCCTCTTGGAGCAGTATGGCGGGGCGGACGGCGAGCTGGCCGCAGCGCTGCGCTATTTGAATCAGCGGTATACCATTCCGGATAAGGTGATTGGTCTATTGAACGACATCGGCACAGAGGAGTTCGCCCACCTTGAGATGATCGCCACTATGGTTTATAAGCTTACGAAAGATGCCACGGTTGAAGAGCTCAAGGCGGCAGGGCTGGATGATTTCTATGTAAGCCATGACCGTGCGCTCTTCTACCAGAACGCGGCGGGGGTTCCCTGGACTGCGGCCTACATCCAGGCGAAAGGTGACCCGATTGCAGACCTCTATGAGGATATTGCGGCAGAGGAGAAGGCCCGCGCTACATATCAATGGCTGATCGACATGACGGATGACGTGGATTTGCAAGACGGGCTGAAGTTCCTGCGCGAACGAGAGATCATTCACTCGCTGCGCTTCCGGGAAGCAGTGGAGATTCTGAAGGATGATCGGGATCAGAAGAAGATATTTTAA
- a CDS encoding spore coat protein CotJB gives MSSHKPCDPQYYELLEKLQALDFALVELNLYLDTHPDDLQAVQQFNVLTLERTKVANEFQQLYGPLQNFGRAFSRFPWEWSQSPWPWQV, from the coding sequence ATGAGTTCACACAAGCCCTGTGATCCACAGTATTATGAATTGCTGGAGAAGCTGCAGGCACTGGACTTTGCCCTGGTGGAACTAAATTTATATTTGGATACCCACCCGGATGATCTGCAAGCGGTGCAGCAGTTCAATGTGCTTACCCTGGAACGGACGAAGGTAGCGAATGAGTTCCAGCAGCTGTATGGACCCCTGCAGAACTTTGGGCGTGCTTTTTCTCGCTTTCCGTGGGAATGGTCCCAGAGCCCCTGGCCTTGGCAGGTGTAA
- a CDS encoding anaerobic C4-dicarboxylate transporter family protein has product MFWLGLLIIFLLIFFGARVGDVFMGLLGGVGVAIFVFIFHVQPAAPPIDVMLIILAVVLAASALQSSGGLNFLVLIAEKMLRKSPKQLTLIAPVISWLFTFLSGTGHVVYSLLPIINKLAIDNGIRPERPISNSVIASQQAVTCSPVSAATAAMIGFMAPLGVSLGTILAIAIPATLVGVVVSAVCTIRKGKELSEDPEYLRRLAEGLIEKSEEESGKQEARKGAKPSVILFLLSVLTIVILGMFTELRPSWVSDGVTTILSMPHTIEIIMLVCATLIILVGRPAIESILNGPIFRAGALAMVCAFGLAWMSSTFINGQTAFIQDHVATIVNNQPWMLAVIMFIVAALTTSQGATTLIMVPIAIALGLPSYIIIGAWMAVNANFFLPVASQCLAAISFDTAGTTRIGKYVLNHSFMIPGLINIAVSVTVATLIGSALI; this is encoded by the coding sequence ATGTTTTGGTTAGGGCTATTAATCATCTTTTTACTTATTTTCTTCGGCGCTAGAGTTGGTGATGTTTTTATGGGTTTGCTCGGTGGAGTGGGCGTGGCAATCTTTGTGTTTATCTTCCATGTCCAACCAGCGGCACCTCCGATTGACGTTATGCTGATTATTTTGGCGGTTGTCCTAGCTGCTTCGGCACTGCAATCTTCAGGCGGTCTTAACTTTCTTGTTCTCATCGCAGAGAAGATGCTCAGAAAGTCGCCCAAGCAGCTAACCCTTATTGCTCCGGTCATATCCTGGTTGTTTACCTTCCTATCAGGAACAGGCCATGTAGTGTATAGTCTGCTCCCTATAATAAATAAACTTGCTATTGATAATGGAATCAGGCCCGAAAGGCCTATTTCCAACAGTGTTATTGCTTCACAGCAAGCTGTGACCTGTTCGCCCGTCTCGGCGGCTACCGCAGCCATGATTGGATTTATGGCCCCCCTTGGAGTAAGCCTTGGCACGATCTTGGCCATTGCAATCCCTGCAACTCTGGTAGGCGTCGTTGTAAGTGCGGTGTGTACTATTCGGAAAGGAAAAGAATTGTCAGAGGATCCGGAATATTTGCGCCGGTTAGCGGAAGGGCTCATTGAGAAATCTGAAGAGGAGTCCGGGAAACAAGAAGCCCGAAAGGGAGCGAAGCCATCTGTCATTCTCTTTTTACTGAGCGTTTTAACCATCGTGATCTTGGGCATGTTTACAGAGCTGCGTCCGTCATGGGTGTCCGATGGAGTGACCACCATTCTGTCGATGCCGCATACGATTGAAATCATTATGTTGGTTTGCGCTACTTTAATTATATTGGTAGGCCGTCCGGCGATTGAGAGCATTCTTAACGGCCCGATCTTTAGAGCAGGGGCGCTTGCTATGGTGTGCGCCTTTGGATTAGCTTGGATGAGCAGCACCTTCATCAACGGGCAAACGGCTTTTATTCAAGATCATGTGGCTACTATTGTTAATAACCAACCATGGATGCTGGCCGTGATTATGTTCATTGTTGCCGCCTTAACTACGAGTCAAGGTGCCACAACATTAATTATGGTTCCTATTGCCATAGCGCTTGGCTTGCCTTCTTATATCATCATTGGAGCGTGGATGGCTGTCAATGCCAACTTCTTCTTGCCGGTAGCGAGCCAGTGTCTGGCAGCTATATCCTTTGATACGGCTGGAACGACGAGGATCGGGAAATACGTGCTTAATCACAGCTTTATGATACCTGGGCTGATTAATATCGCCGTATCGGTAACTGTAGCCACCTTAATTGGAAGCGCTTTAATTTAA
- a CDS encoding SIS domain-containing protein, protein MEIKNIIEEIVANKQEAGGIKQVYYAACGGSYGAFYPAKTFLEKEAKDIKVGLYNSNEFVHNTPKAFGENSILVVASHKGNTPETVKAAELGKKAGVPVIALTWIEDSPITEHADYVVKYTFGEGKDIAGEKTIKALMTAVEALHQTEGYEHYDRFLDGVAKIDQIVKNACKHVEKRALVFAKNHKDDSVIYTMASGAGYGAAYMESICIFMEMQWINSSSIHSGEYFHGPFEITDAEIPFVIQVSEGSTRPLDERALKFLNRYAKRVEVLDAKDLGLSTIDSTVVDYFNHSLFNNVYPVFNQALAVERAHPLTTRRYMWKVEY, encoded by the coding sequence ATGGAAATCAAAAATATTATTGAAGAGATTGTAGCGAATAAACAAGAGGCTGGCGGAATCAAGCAGGTCTATTATGCGGCTTGTGGCGGATCTTATGGTGCTTTTTACCCTGCAAAAACGTTTCTTGAAAAAGAGGCAAAGGACATCAAAGTAGGTCTTTATAACAGCAATGAGTTTGTGCACAATACTCCAAAGGCGTTTGGAGAAAATTCCATACTGGTTGTAGCTTCCCATAAAGGCAACACACCGGAGACGGTCAAGGCGGCTGAATTAGGTAAAAAGGCAGGCGTTCCGGTTATTGCTTTAACCTGGATTGAAGATTCTCCGATTACAGAGCATGCAGATTATGTAGTTAAGTACACCTTTGGAGAGGGCAAAGATATCGCTGGAGAAAAAACGATTAAAGCACTTATGACGGCAGTGGAGGCACTTCACCAGACCGAGGGATATGAACATTATGATCGGTTCCTGGACGGGGTAGCCAAGATTGATCAAATTGTTAAAAACGCTTGCAAACATGTCGAAAAACGAGCGCTGGTTTTTGCCAAAAATCATAAGGATGATTCTGTGATTTACACGATGGCAAGTGGTGCCGGTTACGGAGCAGCTTATATGGAGAGCATTTGTATTTTCATGGAGATGCAGTGGATTAACTCCTCCAGCATTCACTCCGGCGAATACTTCCATGGTCCTTTTGAGATTACGGATGCCGAAATTCCATTTGTTATTCAGGTCTCTGAAGGAAGTACCCGGCCTCTAGATGAGAGAGCTCTAAAGTTCCTTAACCGTTATGCAAAGAGGGTTGAAGTGTTAGATGCGAAGGATTTGGGGCTATCTACCATCGACAGCACTGTGGTGGATTACTTCAATCACTCCCTCTTCAACAATGTATACCCAGTGTTTAATCAAGCCTTGGCCGTTGAACGGGCGCATCCGCTTACAACCCGCAGATATATGTGGAAGGTTGAGTATTAA